Genomic window (Campylobacter ureolyticus ACS-301-V-Sch3b):
CTTCTCTAAAATCGCCATATCTATTATATTCAAATCCCTCTTGGGTTTGAAGGAAAGTTATAGGCTTATTATCAGCCCAAAATTCCTCAAATGGCTTCATAACAACACCATTTAGCTCTTCAAGTTGCATTTTCTTTGCCTGATCTCTTGCACTTTCATAAAATTCTTTTATCCAGTCAATATCGCTTTTATTTTCTGTATATTTGTCTTTTACGCCAAACTCTGCTGCTAAATCGGTAAAAATTTCATAGTCATTTTTACTCTCACCTATTTTTTCAACAGCTTGTTTCATTGGAGTTATTCCTAAATTTGCATAATCACCAATCATAGAAATATCATCTCTTTCATAGATTGTAGTTACAGGCATAACAATATCTGCCATTCTAGCAGTTGGAGTCCAGTAAATTTCATTTACTACAACAGTTCGTGGCTTTTTCCAAGCTTTTACAAGTTCGTTTGTATTTTGATGATGGACTAAAGGATTTCCGCCTGCCCAGTATATAAAGTCAATTTTTGGATAGGTTATTTTTTTGCCGTTGTGATCTATTGTTTTTCCAGGATTTAAAAGAGCGTCTGAAATTCTAGCTAGTGGAAATGCTGAATCAGTTGCTTTTTGAAGCCAGCTTTGACCGGTTCCAACATTTGCAGCACCTGAACTTATACCACCAACAATTCCAGCTTTTGCATCAGGTGTTCCACCGTTGCTGTAATGATAACTTAATCCAAATCCACATCCTGGCTTTCCAATTTGTCCAAGCATTGCACAAAGAGTTACTAGTGCCCAATGTGGTTGCTCGCCATGATGAGCTCTTTGCATACCCCATCCACTCATTATCATAGTTTTATTGTCATAAAGTGTATGAGCTAACTCTTTTATGGTTTTTTCATCAATTTTACAAATCTGCGAAGCCCATTTTGGAGTTTTTGGAGTATTATCTGTTTTTCCAAGAAGATAAGGCAAGAACTTATCAAATCCTGTTGTGTAGGTTTCTATAAATTTTTGGTCATATTTTTTGGACTCATAGAGTTCATACATCATACCAAGCATCATCGCAACATCGGTATTTGGTAGTGGTGCTATCCATTGGGCGTTTAAAAATTTGCAAGTTGCATTTTTGATAGGATCGATGAAAATAACCTTTTTTCCACTATTTTTTAGCTCTTCAAGATATTTTAAACCTTGCTCATCGCTTACAGTCCAAGCTATTTTTAAGGTTGAGTATGGATCAGCGCCCCAAATAACAACAACATCGGCATTTTCTAATACCAAAGGCCAAGAAGTTTGTTGCTCATAAACCTCAATTGTTCCTAAGACATGTGGCATAATAATTTGTGATGCACCAGTTGAATAATCACCTAAAGTTCCTGTAAAACCACCTATTTGGTTCATAAATCTATGAAGTAATATTCTTGCATTTTGCATATTTCCAGGACTTTTCCAGCCATAGCTTCCTGCAAAAACGCTAGTATTTCCGCTTGCTTTTATTGTTTTTTTAAGCTCATTTGCAATTAGCTTTATAGCTTTGTCATAGCTTACTCTAACCCACTCATCGCTTCCTCTAAGTTCAGGTTTTGGGCTATCTGGATTTTCTAAATAGCTTTTTCTTACATAAGGATATTTGACCCTATCTTTTGCATAAACCAAATCAGCTGTGTAGTGCTGAAGAGGATTTTTTATGCTTGAAGTTTTGTTTAAAGGCTCGCTTTTTACGATTTTACCGTCTTTTATAGTAAGTTTTAAAACGCCCCAGTGAGCCCCTGTTATAACTTCACCATCTTTAATAATCTTGAAATTTTTAGTAGCATTCTCGGCCGCAAAAAGGTTCATTTTCATAAAAAATGGCATACAAAATGCCGCACCAATTGTTTTAAGTGAATTTCTTCTTGATAAATTTACTGACATTTTTTACTCCTTTGTAGTAGTTTTTTGTAAATATTGAGAAACTAAAAATCTATCTTTTTTATCCATTACAGTTCTGCTTAACATAGATTTTAAAATACTTGGCCACTGATTTGCGTTGTATTCGTTGATGCTATGAAGAGCATGACACATCGAACAGCTCTCAGTGTAGATACTAGCGGCTCTATCCATGATAGGTTTTAATTCTTTATAAAAATCCTTATCATTGGTATAGGCTTCAACGCTTACTTTGCTCCAAGCACCTTTTTCTAAGACCTTAACATCTACGGCTGCATTTTTTCCAAAAGCTGCGGTTAGGATCCTTTTTCCCTCGCTAAAATATATTGCCTCACTCACATCATCTTGGATATAACCCTCGATCTTGATTTTAAGCATATCACCATCTTTTTCTAGAATCTCTACAGGTGACGTTGGAAGCAGCCTTCCAATAGCCTTTTTATCGCTTTTATCTGCATAGAGAGACTTTACAACATCGCTATAAACTATCTCATTTGCAAATGCAAAAGCACAGGCAAAGACAAATAGTAAAATTTTTTTCATATACCCTCCTTATAACTTTTTGTGAATTATATCATAAATAATATAAATATGATATAGAATAATATTATTTCATCTAGCATTAAACTTTAAGATGAAATTTAAATTAAAAAATAGTGAAATTAAAGTGAAAATTAATGATTTTAATATAATTTTTTAATTATAAAAGCTAAATAAGCTCTTATGGTGAGTAGAATTCAAAGAGTAAATTTACTCTTTGAATTATTAAGTTTTAGTGTAGGTTTTCTATATAACTCATAGCACTAAGTGCTGCAACTGCGCCATCTCCAGCTGCTGAGACAACTTGCTTTGGGGCATCTTGTCTGATATCGCCTGCTGCAAAAAGACCTTTAATGCTTGTTTGCATTTTTAAATCAACTTCTACTTGTCCAGTTTCATTTGTGTTGCAGATAAATTTATCATCATTTTTAATAATACTATTTCTAACATTAAGTCCCACAAAAGTAAAAATTCCAGGAACTTTTAACTCTTTTGTTTTTCCGTCATTAAATTTTACTCTAACTCCAGTAACGCCTGATTTATCTCCATAAACTTCATCAACAACAGCGTTTAAAACAAACTCTATTTTTGGATTTTTCTTAGCTTTTTCAACTGTTATTGGTGCAGCGCGAAAGCCCTCTCTTCTGTGTATTAAATAGACTTTTGAGACGATGTTTGTTAAATAAATCGCTTCTTCTAACGCAGTATCACCACCGCCTAAAACAGCAACTTCTTTATTTTTATAAAAAAAGCCATCGCATGTTGCGCAAGTACTAACACCTTTTCCAAAAAACTCATTTTCGCCTTTAAAGCCTGCTTTTCTAGGTTCTGAGCCAGTTGCTAGGATAATAGCTTTTGCTTTAAATTCATCACCACTATCTGTAAAAATGCTAAAACTTTGGTCTTTGTTTTTTACAACTTTTACAACTTTTTTACTCTCTTGTTTTAAGCCAAATCTAAAACATTGCTCAAGCCAAGGCTGCATAAAACTAAGCCCATCCATTATGGTTGCAACTCCTGGATAATTTTCTATCTCAGAGCTTCCTGTGATTTGGCCACCAGGCATACCAAGTTCAAATAAAACAACATCTTTGAGTCCGCCTCTTGTGGCATAAAGTCCTGCTGCAAGACCTGCTGGTCCGCCGCCAATGATAGCTAAATTTAACATTTTAATCCTTTTAATTTTATTATGAATTTATTTTAAAAAATAGATTAATAATAAAATTTGAAGCTAAAAAGCTTCAAATTTACTATAAAAGTGAGTTTATTTTATCAGTGATTGCTTGTTTTGACTGAGCGCCAATAAGCTGATCTTTTATCTCGCCATCTTTAAAGAAAAGTAAAGTTGGAATGCTTCTTATGCCAAATTCAACTGCTAAGTCTTGCTCTTCATCAGTATTTACTTTACAAATTTTAGCTTTTCCTTCAAATTCTTCTGCTAACTCATCGATAACAGGAGCAAGCATTCTACAAGGTCCGCACCACGGAGCCCAAAAATCAACTAAACTAACGCCTTCTTTTGCTACATCGAAATTTTTTGATGTAAG
Coding sequences:
- a CDS encoding molybdopterin guanine dinucleotide-containing S/N-oxide reductase, with product MSVNLSRRNSLKTIGAAFCMPFFMKMNLFAAENATKNFKIIKDGEVITGAHWGVLKLTIKDGKIVKSEPLNKTSSIKNPLQHYTADLVYAKDRVKYPYVRKSYLENPDSPKPELRGSDEWVRVSYDKAIKLIANELKKTIKASGNTSVFAGSYGWKSPGNMQNARILLHRFMNQIGGFTGTLGDYSTGASQIIMPHVLGTIEVYEQQTSWPLVLENADVVVIWGADPYSTLKIAWTVSDEQGLKYLEELKNSGKKVIFIDPIKNATCKFLNAQWIAPLPNTDVAMMLGMMYELYESKKYDQKFIETYTTGFDKFLPYLLGKTDNTPKTPKWASQICKIDEKTIKELAHTLYDNKTMIMSGWGMQRAHHGEQPHWALVTLCAMLGQIGKPGCGFGLSYHYSNGGTPDAKAGIVGGISSGAANVGTGQSWLQKATDSAFPLARISDALLNPGKTIDHNGKKITYPKIDFIYWAGGNPLVHHQNTNELVKAWKKPRTVVVNEIYWTPTARMADIVMPVTTIYERDDISMIGDYANLGITPMKQAVEKIGESKNDYEIFTDLAAEFGVKDKYTENKSDIDWIKEFYESARDQAKKMQLEELNGVVMKPFEEFWADNKPITFLQTQEGFEYNRYGDFREDPILEPLGTPSGLIEIYSEVIEKMNYDDCKAHPTWFEPIEWLGMKNKPAEFHLVTSHPEDRLHSQLNNTSLRDEYAISNLEPIWINSEDAKAKGIKTGDAVRVFNARGEVLAGAKVTDDIIKGVVKLCEGAWYDPLDPTKAESLDKNGSANVLTIDMPTSKLANGNISHTGLVNIEKFTGKVPELTIFKQPKIKA
- the trxB gene encoding thioredoxin-disulfide reductase, with the translated sequence MLNLAIIGGGPAGLAAGLYATRGGLKDVVLFELGMPGGQITGSSEIENYPGVATIMDGLSFMQPWLEQCFRFGLKQESKKVVKVVKNKDQSFSIFTDSGDEFKAKAIILATGSEPRKAGFKGENEFFGKGVSTCATCDGFFYKNKEVAVLGGGDTALEEAIYLTNIVSKVYLIHRREGFRAAPITVEKAKKNPKIEFVLNAVVDEVYGDKSGVTGVRVKFNDGKTKELKVPGIFTFVGLNVRNSIIKNDDKFICNTNETGQVEVDLKMQTSIKGLFAAGDIRQDAPKQVVSAAGDGAVAALSAMSYIENLH
- the trxA gene encoding thioredoxin, translating into MAKYIELTSKNFDVAKEGVSLVDFWAPWCGPCRMLAPVIDELAEEFEGKAKICKVNTDEEQDLAVEFGIRSIPTLLFFKDGEIKDQLIGAQSKQAITDKINSLL